In Caldanaerobius fijiensis DSM 17918, a single window of DNA contains:
- the nadC gene encoding carboxylating nicotinate-nucleotide diphosphorylase, which translates to MLNWLVVDDLIQNALIEDIGFGDVTTDCLIPKEQISAGRFIAKEEGILAGIDVAKRVFELLDQDISFRKNYHDGDILNKGDIIAEIEGHTAAILKGERVALNILQRMCGIATKTYRVCSLVRDYNVKIVDTRKTLPGFRMLDKYAVLVGGGHNHRINLSDLVLIKDNHIKAVGSIKDAVMLAKEKAPFTVKIEVEVESLEQLEEAIEARADIIMLDNMDVETMRKAVVITDKRALLEASGNITEDNVREIASTGVDIISMGSLTHSVKALDISLRLL; encoded by the coding sequence ATGCTAAATTGGTTGGTAGTTGATGATTTGATACAGAACGCCCTTATAGAGGATATAGGTTTCGGCGATGTTACCACAGATTGCCTGATACCCAAGGAGCAGATTTCGGCAGGGAGATTTATCGCAAAGGAAGAAGGCATACTGGCCGGTATTGACGTGGCAAAAAGGGTGTTTGAATTATTGGACCAGGATATTTCTTTTAGAAAAAATTATCATGATGGTGATATATTAAACAAAGGTGATATAATTGCAGAAATCGAAGGTCACACTGCCGCTATTTTAAAAGGCGAAAGGGTGGCGTTGAATATATTACAGAGGATGTGTGGCATTGCCACCAAGACATATAGGGTTTGCTCACTTGTAAGGGATTACAATGTTAAAATTGTGGATACGAGAAAGACATTACCTGGCTTTAGGATGCTGGATAAATACGCCGTATTAGTAGGCGGAGGACACAATCACAGAATAAATCTCTCGGACCTTGTATTAATAAAAGACAACCACATAAAAGCCGTAGGCAGCATAAAAGATGCTGTGATGTTAGCGAAAGAGAAGGCGCCGTTTACAGTGAAAATAGAGGTAGAAGTGGAATCACTGGAGCAGCTGGAAGAAGCCATTGAAGCACGCGCTGATATAATAATGCTTGATAATATGGATGTGGAAACCATGCGAAAAGCTGTTGTGATTACGGATAAAAGGGCGTTGCTGGAGGCATCCGGAAATATCACAGAGGATAATGTAAGGGAAATAGCGTCGACAGGTGTTGATATAATATCCATGGGTAGTTTGACCCATTCTGTTAAAGCTCTTGATATTAGTTTGAGATTATTGTAA
- the greA gene encoding transcription elongation factor GreA: MAKQTILTYEGLKKLEEELEYLKTVKRQEVAERIKQARAFGDLSENSEYDEAKNEQAFVEGRIATLEAMLRNAKVIDEEDITLDRVSIGCTVKVYDEDLEEEVEYTIVGSAEADPSNMKISDESPVGKALLGHHVGDVVDVEVPDGIIKMKILEIRR; the protein is encoded by the coding sequence ATGGCAAAGCAGACGATTTTAACATATGAAGGTTTGAAAAAGTTAGAAGAGGAATTAGAATACCTCAAAACTGTGAAAAGGCAGGAAGTGGCTGAAAGGATAAAACAAGCCAGGGCCTTTGGTGATCTCAGCGAAAATTCAGAATACGATGAGGCAAAAAATGAACAAGCCTTTGTAGAAGGCAGGATTGCCACACTGGAGGCTATGCTTAGAAATGCTAAGGTCATCGATGAAGAGGATATAACATTGGACAGAGTTAGCATTGGATGCACTGTAAAGGTATATGACGAAGACCTTGAAGAGGAAGTAGAATATACTATCGTGGGTTCCGCTGAAGCCGATCCGTCGAATATGAAGATTTCTGATGAGTCGCCTGTGGGCAAGGCTTTGTTGGGGCATCACGTAGGTGATGTAGTCGACGTAGAAGTTCCTGACGGGATTATTAAAATGAAAATTCTTGAAATCAGAAGATAA